A part of Corynebacterium lactis RW2-5 genomic DNA contains:
- a CDS encoding YdcF family protein translates to MFVYLAIALVIAFVVWFRKEPRSIWPGVLFTFSFFATIAAIVLAVATAFSLIAAPLVTLFVVVWMAVLASAPLVLGGFLVINMFIVWRKEGRSAAALTSGFIGAALFAYTGVFYFSVLSSLTDRQLSDVEVYFVAAFPTVVYIGLAFVCFIVYTVFYEWYFTRFGERPDAVIVLGAQVRDRDNLTPLLRSRVDHGIKVAEKAIEKGKDTILVFSGGQGPDEPCPESEAMARYAIAQGVDPSRVIVEDRSRTTEENLKFSAELLQGREDVPDNPWIAVASSDYHAFRGALMMRKAGLRGFATGARTARYFWPSAKVREFVAIVVDHKWPVLAVLGLSILAGIIMSDFSTPA, encoded by the coding sequence TCTATCTGGCCTGGGGTACTTTTCACGTTTTCATTTTTCGCCACAATAGCAGCGATTGTCCTGGCCGTCGCCACAGCATTCTCGCTGATAGCAGCGCCTTTAGTAACGCTTTTCGTCGTAGTCTGGATGGCAGTGCTAGCGTCTGCGCCTCTCGTACTCGGCGGGTTTCTTGTCATCAACATGTTCATTGTGTGGCGCAAGGAGGGGCGCTCGGCTGCAGCTCTGACCTCGGGCTTCATAGGCGCAGCGCTGTTTGCCTACACCGGAGTATTCTACTTTTCAGTTCTTTCTTCGCTTACGGACCGGCAGCTGTCTGATGTGGAAGTCTATTTCGTTGCGGCGTTTCCAACGGTTGTCTACATCGGCCTGGCCTTCGTATGTTTTATCGTCTACACAGTCTTCTACGAGTGGTACTTCACTCGCTTTGGCGAACGTCCAGACGCCGTCATCGTCCTGGGCGCACAGGTCCGCGACCGGGATAATCTCACTCCTCTGCTGCGAAGCCGCGTCGATCACGGAATTAAGGTCGCGGAGAAAGCCATTGAGAAAGGCAAAGACACCATACTGGTTTTCTCCGGCGGCCAGGGGCCAGATGAGCCCTGCCCGGAATCCGAAGCGATGGCGCGGTACGCCATCGCGCAGGGGGTTGACCCGAGTCGGGTGATTGTAGAAGACCGTTCCAGGACCACCGAGGAGAATCTCAAGTTCTCTGCGGAGCTACTCCAAGGACGCGAAGACGTTCCCGACAACCCTTGGATTGCGGTAGCAAGTTCCGATTATCATGCATTTCGCGGGGCATTGATGATGCGCAAGGCCGGACTCAGGGGCTTTGCCACGGGCGCACGCACCGCCCGGTATTTCTGGCCGAGTGCAAAGGTTCGAGAGTTCGTAGCAATTGTCGTTGATCATAAATGGCCGGTGTTGGCTGTACTGGGACTCAGCATTCTGGCCGGGATAATCATGTCCGACTTCAGCACTCCTGCCTAG